The following nucleotide sequence is from Paraburkholderia flava.
ACCGCGAACCCCGCCACCCCCGCTACCGACATCGCACCGGCACCCGCCGCGTACGACGCCACCGCGAAACAGAAGGCGCAGGCCAAGACCGCGCGCATTCCGATCAAGATCATCCCGATCGAGAAACTGAAGAAGCCCGAGTGGATCCGCGTGAAAGCGGCGACCGGCAGTTCGCGTTTCTCGGAGATCAAGCAGATCCTGCGCGAGCACAACCTGCACACGGTGTGCGAGGAAGCGAGCTGCCCGAACATCGGCGAATGCTTCGGCAAGGGCACCGCGACGTTCATGATCATGGGCGACAAGTGCACGCGCCGCTGCCCGTTCTGCGACGTCGGCCACGGCCGCCCCGATCCGCTCGATACCGACGAACCGGCCAATCTCGCCCGCACGATCGCGGCGCTGAAACTGAAGTACGTGGTGATCACGAGCGTCGATCGCGACGATCTGCGCGATGGTGGAGCGGGTCACTTCGTCGAATGCATTCGCCAGGTGCGCGAGCAGTCGCCCGAGACCCGCATCGAGATTCTCACGCCGGACTTCCGTGGTCGTCTGGATCGTGCGCTGGGGATTCTCAACGCCGCACCGCCCGACGTGATGAACCACAACCTCGAAACGGTGCCGCGCCTCTACAAGGAAGCGCGTCCGGGTTCGGACTACGCGCATTCGCTGAAGCTGTTGAAGGACTTCAAGGCGCTGCATCCGGATGTCGCGACGAAATCCGGCTTGATGGTCGGCCTCGGTGAAACCGAAGAGGAAATTCTTCAGGTGATGCGCGACCTGCGCGCGCACGACGTCGACATGCTGACGATCGGCCAGTACCTGCAGCCGTCGGAACACCATCTGCCGGTGCGTGCCTACGTGCACCCGGACACCTTCAAGATGTACGAGGAAGAAGCGTACAAGATGGGCTTCACGCACGCGGCCGTCGGCGCGATGGTGCGTTCGAGCTATCACGCCGATCTGCAGGCGCATGGGGCCGGCGTGGTCTAAACGAAGTAAGCAAGCCTGACGGCAGCGGATTCCTCATCCGCTGCCGGTGTTCTACACGTTGAGATCGCCGAGCGGAATGGGTTGCTCCTGCGCTTGCGTGCCTTCATTGCGGGTTCGTCTGCGCAGGTTGGTGACTGCGTTGCCCAGCGTGTTTGTCGCGTTGTCCAGCATTTCGCCCGCTGAGGTACGCAGGCTGGTCGCCTGCTCGCCCGCCGCCGTGCGCAGATTACCTGCCCGCTCACTGACTGCGGAACTGAAGCTGTTCACGCCTTCGACCGTCGCGTTACCCGCATCGACGAGCGTATCGCGCGCGGCCCTCAGTTTCGGCGCGGTGTAATTGGCGCCTGCCAGCGCGGCGTCTCCGGTTTTTTCGAGGGCCGTGTGCGTCACTGTCGACACACCCTTCTGCGCGAGATCGCCAACCGCACCCGATACCTTGCGCGCGGCGCCCACGGCCGGATCGGTGATGATGGCCGCCGTGGTCCACGCCGGGAATACCACGGCCGATGACGCCGTACGTCCCGCGTGCTCGGCGGCCACGACCCCCGCTGGGCTTGCACCATGCGATTTCGCTAGCGCCCCTGCACTGGCAGTGGCCAGGCTGGCGGCGCCAAGCCCCAGGGTGAGCGCGCCGATGTTCGTCGCGACGCCCGGCGCCGACGTGATCGTGTGCGGCGCGCTGAGCGTCGCGTCGACGAGATTGACGGTGGCTTTCGCGAGGCGCCCCGCGCCGTTGGCTGCCGCGCCTTTCCACGTTGCTTCCTTAAGCGCCGTGTATTGTTCCCTCCAGTCGTTACGTCCCAGCAGATATTCCGGGCCGACGCGGTGATCCTGCGCCGCGAAGTAGCGGTTCGCCATGTTGAAACCTGCGCCTGCAGCAGGCGAGCCGAGCGCGGCGAGCCACGAGTCGGTCTGCACTGCGCCTGCGACGTGACCCGCAGCGGTGAGCGCTGGCCCCACGATGCCGCGCACCACGTTACGCGCCGTGAACGTCTGGATGGACACCCCGTTCTGCCAGATCGCCTTGCCTTGGCTCTGCTCCGCCGCTGCCTTTGCGCCGACCATCGGTCCTTCGAGGTCTTCGGCCGAAGAAGCGAGCCACTGGTTGTTCTGCATTGTCGGTCCCAGCGCCTGCGAGCCAATGTGGTCAGCGATGCCCGACGCGAGCCCCCCGGCGGCGCCGCCCTTGAAGGAATCCGGTGCGTTCTTGAGGCCCGGCAGATGGTTCATGCCGGCCACGAGCGTATCGCCCAGCGCAGGCTTCGTATCCAGCACACGTGACATCACGCCGAACGGAATCGAGCCGACGAAGCCACGCCCGCCTTCGGCCGCGTAGTCCATCTTGTTCCCCTTCGAGAACGTCTCCTTGATCGATGTCGCCGATTCGCCCATGTCCATCAATCCCGCTACGCGATTGTCGATCATCGCGTGGAACTCGGCGTGGTTCGACTCGTCGCCCTCGGTCTTGATGTGTGGTGCGAAGTAACCGGTGACCGCCTCGCGGACACCGGTTTCGCGGGCCGCGCGCTGCTCGCCGGTTTCGACGGCGGGCGTCGGCGCGGGCGCGGTAGTTTCCTGCAGCGATACGCGGCGTCGGGTAGCTGGCGCATTCGAGGCAATCGACGGAGCGCGGTTTCGCATCGGCGGTGGCGCGCCTTCGATCGATGCTCGCAGGTTCGGCGCGGGTCTGGTGCTCGTGGAGCTTTCCCCTGGCTGTCGAGTGGACGCAAGATCTTGAAGCGAGCTGGAATTGATCGGGCTGCTGTGCGTTGGAAGTGCTGTTTTTGTCATGGCGTCAGCAAACGATATATGAAGGAATACTTAAATTATGCAGTCAGAAAACGGGGCGTTATGCAGACGCGAAGCGATCGATTGGGATGCGAATCTGTCGTGCGAACGGGAGCGCGATTGCTGTTACCGCATCGATATCGATGTTGCGACGCAGTAACGAGGCCAACGCAGAATGCATCGTTCGGACACCGATGCAATCGCGTCAATCCGATGCAGCATGAAAAGCAATGCTCGAACGCCGTCATTAGCAAACGCGGATTAATTAGAACCGCATAACGTCAAACTCCCTATAGTCGGAAGCCTTCTCGACATCAGACTCGTACAGGGCTTCCAGATGAACCGATTCCTCAGACCGCTCGCGGCCGCTTTGACATACGCCACACTGTCCATATCCATCGCACATGCCGACACGCATGAAGTCGTGATCGCGTATCAGGACATGGTCGTGCCGTGGCGCTTTGCGCAGGCAACCGGCGAAGTCGAGAAAGCGACCGGCTACAAGGTCACGTATCGCAAGCTCGGCAGCGGCGCGGATGTGATCCGCGCGCTCGCATCGGGTTCGGTGCAGCTCGGCGAAGCGGGCTCCAGTCCGATCGCGGCGGGGCTTTCGCAGGGCGTCGATATTTCATTGTTCTGGATTCTCGACAACATCAACGATGCCGAAGCGCTCGTCGCGCGTGACGGTTCGGGCGTGACGAATCTCGCCGCGCTGAAGGGCAAAAAGATCGGCGTGCCGTTCGTATCGACGTCGCATTTCCATACGCTTGTCGCGCTGCAGAACGCAGGCGTCAATCCCGCCGACGTGAAGATCGTCAACCTGCGTCCGCCCGAAGTGGCTGCGGCCTGGGCGCGCGGAGACATCGATGCGACCTACATCTGGGATCCGGTGCTCGCGAAGGTGAAGCAGAGCGGCAAGGTGCTGATTACGTCCGGCGAAGTTGCGCGGCAGACCGGCAAGGCGACCTTCGACGGCTTCGTCGTCGATCGCCGGTTCGCGCGCGACAACGCGGACTTCGTCACGCGCTTCGTGAAGGTGCTCGCATCGACCGATGCCGATTACCGTGCACATGCTGCGACGTGGAACGCAGCGTCGCCACAGGTCGTAGCAGTCGCGAAGGAGTCCGGTGCGAATCCGCAGGACGTGCCCGCCAGTCTCGCGTTGTACGCGTTTCCGACGCCGGCCG
It contains:
- the lipA gene encoding lipoyl synthase; the encoded protein is MTDVTANPATPATDIAPAPAAYDATAKQKAQAKTARIPIKIIPIEKLKKPEWIRVKAATGSSRFSEIKQILREHNLHTVCEEASCPNIGECFGKGTATFMIMGDKCTRRCPFCDVGHGRPDPLDTDEPANLARTIAALKLKYVVITSVDRDDLRDGGAGHFVECIRQVREQSPETRIEILTPDFRGRLDRALGILNAAPPDVMNHNLETVPRLYKEARPGSDYAHSLKLLKDFKALHPDVATKSGLMVGLGETEEEILQVMRDLRAHDVDMLTIGQYLQPSEHHLPVRAYVHPDTFKMYEEEAYKMGFTHAAVGAMVRSSYHADLQAHGAGVV
- the tauA gene encoding taurine ABC transporter substrate-binding protein, which gives rise to MNRFLRPLAAALTYATLSISIAHADTHEVVIAYQDMVVPWRFAQATGEVEKATGYKVTYRKLGSGADVIRALASGSVQLGEAGSSPIAAGLSQGVDISLFWILDNINDAEALVARDGSGVTNLAALKGKKIGVPFVSTSHFHTLVALQNAGVNPADVKIVNLRPPEVAAAWARGDIDATYIWDPVLAKVKQSGKVLITSGEVARQTGKATFDGFVVDRRFARDNADFVTRFVKVLASTDADYRAHAATWNAASPQVVAVAKESGANPQDVPASLALYAFPTPAEQVSNAWLGGGAQSGAAKSLAATAAFLKTQGTIQNVLPDYSAGVDPQFVQRVVR